One segment of Castanea sativa cultivar Marrone di Chiusa Pesio chromosome 3, ASM4071231v1 DNA contains the following:
- the LOC142626886 gene encoding uncharacterized protein LOC142626886, protein MDFDFQSNRVQVLLTIVGIIALSITAEKCRQLVGEEASSQSGKFTFLNCFDMGSGTVACGVKEGVKLYFYNFRAAHVEKARNIAVENALVDALSQGLAAKDAAKLAQKEGAKAAKLATRKAKRIIGPIISSGWDFFEAIYYGGTMTEGFLRGTGTLFGTYAGGFFGEQRFGRFGYLVGSQLGSWVGGRFGLMVYDVANGVHYWLQLVQTAESILRETPAYEKFESSEDTTTYEAPPSYMSSEASEDSNAYETPAYESSESYEDSEFR, encoded by the exons ATGGATTTCGATTTCCAGAGTAACCGCGTTCAGGTTCTGCTCACCATCGTCGGTATCATCGCTCTCAGCATCACAG cTGAAAAATGTCGGCAGCTGGTTGGGGAAGAGGCTTCATCTCAAAGTGGGAAGTTTACTTTCTTGAACTGTTTCGACATGGGCTCTGGAACTGTAGCATGTGGTGTGAAAGAGGGCGTGAAGCTGTACTTCTACAACTTTAGAGCTGCTCATGTTGAAAAAGCAAGGAATATTGCAGTTGAGAATGCCTTAGTTGACGCATTGTCACAGGGGTTGGCTGCTAAAGATGCAGCCAAACTAGCACAGAAAGAAGGGGCAAAGGCCGCAAAGTTGGCAACCCGGAAAGCCAAGCGCATTATAGGCCCCATTATCTCCTCTGGATGGGACTTTTTTGAAGCAATTTACTATGGTGGTACCATGACAGAAGGGTTCCTCAGAGGCACTGGAACATTGTTTGGCACTTATGCTGGTGGTTTTTTTGGAGAGCAAAGGTTTGGGAGGTTTGGCTATCTTGTGGGAAGTCAATTGGGCAGTTGGGTTGGAGGTAGGTTTGGACTTATGGTATATGATGTGGCTAATGGAGTGCATTACTGGCTTCAGCTTGTTCAAACTGCAGAAAGTATTCTTCGTGAAACACCGGCTTATGAAAAATTTGAATCTTCTGAGGATACAACTACTTATGAGGCTCCTCCTTCATATATGAGTTCTGAGGCATCTGAAGATTCCAATGCTTATGAAACTCCTGCTTATGAGAGCTCTGAATCATATGAAGATTCTGAATTTAGGTGA